One Thermomicrobiales bacterium genomic window, CCAGTCGGTCAGACGCTTCCCGGACAGCCGCGCGCAGATCGGCGACGCCGGACGAAACAGCCGACACGGCGATGAAATGGGCGCGAGTCTGGTTGGCGATCAACCGTGCCAGCGTCGTCTTACCTACACCCGGCGGACCCCAGAGGATGATCGACGACAGGCGATCACGCTCGATCGCTCGTCGCAGGACACTCCCCGGGCCGAGCACTTCCTGCTGGCCAACGTACTCGTCCAACGTCTTCGGCCGCATGCGCGCGGCGAGCGGACCCAACCGCCCGAGGTGTGCCTGCCGGTTTGCCTCAAACAGGCTCATGGACTCGCCCGACGTCGGCGTCGGCAATCTCCGCTTCTAGCGCAGCAATGCGAGCCTCCAGGTCTTCGATACTACGGACGTTCAGTTCGACCATATCCTCGCGCAGCTCTTCGAGCCGGTCGAGCAACAGCAGGCGGTCGTAGGACGGATCATTCTTCATCGGTACCTCGTTCAGGCTGGCAGCGATCAGGACATCACGACAACAAGCGCAAACAGGCCACAGTCAAGCCTGCGTACTGCAACGCTGCGGCAGGATTCAGGCGCTTCAGCAGGCTGGCACGCGTGATGAGCGCATAGCCGAGCAGCACGCTGCCAATCACCGCGCCAGTCCACCATCCGGCCGGAGGCCAGTAATAGAGCGGCCAGGCAAGCTCGGCAGCCGCGATCGCGCCAACCAACGCATACGCCTGTCGACGCAGCGGATAGGTTGGTATGCCATCGTGAACCTGGAGCAGGATCAGCGCCGATGCGATGAACACCGTCGGGGCGGTGAAGAGCAGCCGAGCCTGGTATTGCAGCAACGCCGCGATCACAACGTAGGCGACAATCAGGCTCATGCCAACGTGAACCAGCAACAACGGATCATCGCCGGGACCGTCGGCCGAGACCACCTCACGTATGCTCAGTGACGCGAACGTGCCCGACGCGGCGACCACCGCAGCCATCACGATCACCGGAGCCGTGTGATACCGCGCGACAAGCAACGCCGACGCAATCAACAGCATCGACGGAAGGATCCAGGCAGTCGGCAGGGGCGGGTATGGCGTATAGCCCAATGGACGACGATCGTACAAGCAGTGCACCTGCCAGCCGAGCCCGATGGCAGCGAGCAGTGTCAGCACGAAAAACAGCCTCGCACCGCTATCGATTAGCGGCACGTCAAGGATCGAGGGACGCGCATGGCGCGCATAGAAGCCCAGAGCCAACGCCAGGACCCCGGCCGCCGCGGACAACGCCATGGCCGGCGGGATTGTTAGTTGCGGAGGCGGTATCGACCGTCTATGCATCGTCGATCCCCGCTGCCTGCAACGCGCGTAGAATATCGCGTTCGCTGATCGCACCTCGGCGTAGCACTTTGAACTTTGCAGCGGTCGCGTCAACAACGGTCGACGCCGGCCCGTCACCAGAGCGACCGCCGTCCACGACAAAGGCCACCCGATCACCGAGGCGTTCGCGTACTTCTTCTGCCGTCCGGGCCTCGGGACCGCCAGAGCGGTTCGCGCTCGTGACGGCGAGCGCCCCGCCCGCCGCCCGAATGACCGCCAGCGCCAACGGATGATCCGGCATGCGCAGTCCAACCGTATCGCCGCCGCGCGTGACTTCCGTCGGCACGTCCTCGTTGGCCGGCACGACGATCGTCAACGCGCCGGGCCAGAATGCATCAGCAAGCACACGAACAGCATCCGATATGTCAGGCGAAAACCGGGCAACGTCGGCCGGTCCGGCGACGAGGATTGGTAACGCCTTATCCCCGGAGCGACCTTTGATGGCGTAGATCCGGCGCAGCGCGTCGCGTCGATGCAGCGACGCAGCCAGCCCGTACACCGTATCGGTCGGTATCGCGATGACGCCGCCGCTCTCGAGCGCTTCGAGCGCATCTGCAATGCGGGGGTCAGCAGCGCCATTCCCAACGTCTGATTCATCGGCTGGACGAGCGGACATCATTCCTCCACCGCCATGTCGGCGTTTCTACAACTGCGCCTTTATCTGGCGGGCGAGTTCACGTCCGATGCCTTCGACTGCCGCGATGTCGTCCTCCGACGCCTCACGAATCCGCTTGACACTGCCAAACGCCTGAATCAGCGCCTTCTTGCGCTTCGGGCCTACCCCGCGCAAGTCATCGAGCGCGGAACGAATGGCCGCCCGCTCGCGCTTCTGGCGAAGGACCGACACGGCAAAACGGTGTGCTTCGTCGCGCACGCGCTGCACGAGATAGAGCGCCTGCGAGTCACGGTCCAGAACAACAGGCCACGACTGCCCCGGCAGGAACAGCTCTTCGTTCTCCTTTGCCAACCCAACGATCTGCGAACTGAAACCGACTTCGGTAAGCGCTTCGATCGCTGCGTTCAGCTGCCCCTTGCCGCCGTCGATGATGACCAGATCAGGTTGACGCGCCCACGATTCGGTGT contains:
- a CDS encoding DUF1192 domain-containing protein — protein: MKNDPSYDRLLLLDRLEELREDMVELNVRSIEDLEARIAALEAEIADADVGRVHEPV
- a CDS encoding L-threonylcarbamoyladenylate synthase, with the protein product MSARPADESDVGNGAADPRIADALEALESGGVIAIPTDTVYGLAASLHRRDALRRIYAIKGRSGDKALPILVAGPADVARFSPDISDAVRVLADAFWPGALTIVVPANEDVPTEVTRGGDTVGLRMPDHPLALAVIRAAGGALAVTSANRSGGPEARTAEEVRERLGDRVAFVVDGGRSGDGPASTVVDATAAKFKVLRRGAISERDILRALQAAGIDDA